The Bos mutus isolate GX-2022 chromosome 12, NWIPB_WYAK_1.1, whole genome shotgun sequence genome includes a window with the following:
- the OXGR1 gene encoding LOW QUALITY PROTEIN: 2-oxoglutarate receptor 1 (The sequence of the model RefSeq protein was modified relative to this genomic sequence to represent the inferred CDS: inserted 1 base in 1 codon), which yields MNEPLDDFANASDFPDYAAALENCTSENIPLKTHYLPVIYSIIFLVGFPGNVIAISTYIFKMRPWRSSTIIMLNLACTDLLYLTSLPFLIHYYAGGDHWVFGDFMCKFIRFXFHFNLYSSILFLTCFSIFRYFVIIHPTSCFSVHKKRWAMVACVVVWIVSLVAVIPMTFLITATTSTNRSTCLDLTSSDDLTTIKWYNLILTTTTFCLPLVIVTLCYTMIIYTLTQGPQTHSCLKQKARRLTILLLLVFYICFLPFHILRVIRIESRLLSISCSTEHQIHEAYIVSRPLAALNTFGNLLLYVVVSSNFQQAVCSMVRCRAGGDLEHGKKVSQKNNP from the exons ATGAATGAGCCACTAGATGATTTTGCAAATGCCTCTGATTTCCCTGATTATGCAGCTGCTCTTGAAAATTGCACCAGTGAAAATATCCCACTCAAGACGCACTACCTCCCTGTTATTTATAGCATTATCTTCCTGGTGGGTTTTCCTGGAAATGTGATAGCCATCTCCACGTACATCTTCAAAATGCGGCCCTGGAGGAGCAGCACCATCATCATGCTGAACCTGGCCTGCACCGACCTGCTGTATCTCACCAGCCTTCCCTTCCTGATTCATTACTATGCCGGCGGAGACCACTGGGTCTTCGGGGACTTCATGTGCAAGTTCATCCGCT GCTTCCACTTCAACCTGTACAGCAGCATCCTCTTCCTCACCTGCTTCAGCATCTTCCGCTACTTTGTCATCATTCACCCCACGAGCTGCTTCTCCGTCCACAAAAAGCGATGGGCCATGGTGGCCTGTGTGGTGGTGTGGATCGTGTCGCTGGTGGCCGTCATACCCATGACCTTCCTGATCACAGCTACCACCAGCACCAACAGATCCACCTGCCTTGACCTCACCAGCTCGGATGACCTCACAACCATCAAATGGTACAATCTAATTTTGACCACCACCACTTTCTGCCTCCCCTTGGTGATAGTGACGCTCTGCTATACAATGATTATCTACACCCTAACACAAGGACCTCAGACGCACAGCTGCCTGAAGCAGAAAGCGCGCAGGCTCACCATTCTGCTGCTTCTCGTGTTTTATATATGCTTTTTGCCCTTCCATATCTTGAGGGTCATTCGGATCGAATCTCGCCTGCTTTCCATTAGCTGCTCCACTGAGCATCAGATCCATGAAGCATACATCGTTTCGAGACCACTAGCTGCCCTGAACACCTTTGGTAACCTGCTATTGTATGTGGTAGTCAGCAGCAACTTCCAGCAGGCCGTCTGCTCCATGGTAAGATGCAGAGCAGGTGGGGACCTGGAGCACGGAAAGAAAGTCAGTCAAAAAAACAACCCTTGA